In Kaistella faecalis, a genomic segment contains:
- a CDS encoding M12 family metallo-peptidase, which yields MKRIFQLCFSLAFFSFGFSQNLKPIAEKVKNSQSANKTFVKYNLFTENQSVQKQNMYKAAAEGITVMELNKNEIQRINTERPEAMEMTFPFEGKNITVELVKNTFFTHDFKINTDKGYANYTPGVYYHGIVKGDNESLVALSFFNNDVVGVTSVKNIGNIVIGKAKNSDDFVSYNDQKLKGQNPFSCSADELLENQKMSGPSYNPKTMTDKKTDNCVRIYYEVGFGPYTLNGSNVTTTTNWATAMHNNVSTLYANDGITVALSEIFIWTAGADPYTGTPSEILNKFRTGRPTFNGDIAQLLRNPATTSIAWVNALCTSYRYSYSGVNLSFQNVPTYSWNIEAMTHEIGHNLGSPHTHACKWNGNDTAIDGCGPASGNNEGCDGPLPTGTGGTIMSYCHLVPSVGINFANGFGVQPGALIRNTVNSKGCLGTNCVTSCDLTVTGLTISNLTTNSVTATIVDNTGTSWKYKLAKMDGTVIQSGTTNTKVLNFTNLDPGIYYTIAVGTDCSGPQAYAFEQLILTDANWCSGVLFTDPGGASANYGDNQIITKTFYPTNSTDKLKMTFTEFETEAGFDFMNVYNGPSTGSPRFAGATQISGNTIPGPFQSTHATGAITVRFISDAGVAASGWLATFECVTLATGEVSASSAVNIAQSSTKGIFSITAKDKIQSYKVFDASGKLVKTSAKLNANDENVDLTANPRGSYVISVTTSKETVTKKVIR from the coding sequence ATGAAAAGAATTTTCCAATTGTGTTTCAGTTTGGCATTTTTCTCTTTTGGTTTTTCACAGAATTTAAAACCTATCGCTGAGAAAGTTAAAAATTCACAATCTGCAAACAAAACGTTTGTTAAATACAATCTCTTCACCGAAAATCAGTCTGTACAGAAGCAAAATATGTACAAAGCTGCTGCGGAAGGGATTACAGTGATGGAACTCAATAAAAATGAGATCCAAAGAATTAATACTGAAAGACCCGAAGCAATGGAAATGACTTTTCCGTTCGAAGGTAAAAACATCACAGTAGAACTGGTGAAGAACACTTTCTTCACGCATGATTTTAAGATCAATACAGATAAAGGTTATGCCAATTATACTCCCGGTGTTTATTATCACGGGATTGTAAAGGGTGATAACGAATCTCTTGTTGCCTTAAGTTTTTTCAACAACGATGTGGTTGGAGTAACTTCTGTCAAGAATATTGGAAATATAGTTATTGGCAAGGCTAAAAACAGCGATGATTTTGTATCCTACAACGATCAGAAACTGAAAGGCCAAAATCCGTTCTCATGTTCTGCAGATGAACTGCTAGAAAATCAGAAAATGTCTGGTCCGTCTTATAACCCTAAAACAATGACGGATAAGAAAACCGATAACTGCGTAAGAATTTATTACGAAGTTGGTTTTGGTCCTTACACATTGAACGGTTCAAACGTAACCACTACTACAAACTGGGCAACTGCCATGCATAATAACGTTTCTACACTTTATGCCAACGACGGAATTACGGTTGCGCTAAGCGAAATCTTTATCTGGACTGCTGGTGCGGATCCGTATACCGGCACGCCTTCAGAGATTTTAAATAAATTCCGAACAGGACGGCCAACTTTCAATGGAGATATCGCACAGCTTTTAAGGAATCCTGCGACAACAAGTATTGCCTGGGTTAATGCGTTGTGTACCAGCTATAGATATTCTTATTCGGGTGTGAACCTTAGTTTCCAGAATGTGCCAACATATTCATGGAATATTGAGGCAATGACTCACGAGATTGGTCATAATTTAGGCTCTCCACACACCCATGCATGTAAATGGAATGGTAATGATACCGCGATTGACGGATGCGGGCCGGCTTCAGGAAATAATGAAGGTTGCGATGGGCCTCTTCCAACAGGTACAGGCGGTACAATCATGAGTTATTGTCATTTGGTTCCTTCTGTAGGAATTAATTTTGCAAACGGTTTCGGTGTTCAGCCGGGAGCGCTTATCAGAAACACGGTTAACTCCAAAGGATGTTTGGGAACAAACTGTGTAACTTCTTGTGATCTTACTGTAACCGGGCTTACCATCTCTAACCTTACCACCAACTCTGTAACTGCAACGATTGTTGATAATACGGGCACCAGCTGGAAATACAAACTGGCTAAAATGGACGGAACTGTTATTCAGTCAGGAACTACCAACACTAAAGTATTGAATTTTACAAATCTTGATCCGGGCATTTATTATACCATAGCCGTAGGAACTGATTGTTCTGGACCGCAGGCTTACGCTTTCGAACAGCTTATTCTTACTGATGCCAACTGGTGTTCGGGGGTTCTGTTTACCGATCCGGGCGGGGCATCTGCAAATTATGGTGATAATCAAATTATTACAAAAACCTTTTATCCGACAAATTCTACCGATAAGCTTAAAATGACTTTCACTGAATTTGAAACTGAAGCTGGATTCGATTTTATGAATGTTTATAACGGACCAAGCACGGGTTCTCCGAGATTCGCGGGAGCAACGCAGATCAGTGGAAACACAATTCCTGGACCTTTCCAGTCTACGCATGCTACGGGAGCAATTACCGTAAGGTTTATTTCAGATGCTGGTGTGGCAGCTTCTGGCTGGCTTGCGACTTTCGAATGTGTTACTCTCGCCACTGGAGAAGTTTCTGCTTCTTCTGCCGTAAATATTGCGCAATCTTCGACAAAGGGAATCTTCAGTATTACCGCAAAAGATAAGATTCAGTCTTACAAAGTATTTGATGCTTCAGGTAAACTGGTTAAGACTTCTGCGAAGCTTAATGCAAATGACGAGAATGTTGATCTTACGGCTAATCCAAGAGGTTCTTACGTAATCAGTGTTACGACTTCGAAAGAAACTGTGACTAAAAAAGTGATTAGATAA
- a CDS encoding porin family protein gives MKKVLVAGAVALVTMVNAQTKFGANAGMLVGSAKAEAPGMSETNSSTGFYAGFFAEINAGNKIKIQPTVNYANIEDESALQIPVMVKYYVDPKFNLQFGPQFLFDLSDIPAELDQYYNKTNFAVAFGGAYEFTDKFFAEARYSVQLNNHLKNAPSGYSVKANYLNIGIGYKFN, from the coding sequence ATGAAAAAAGTACTAGTCGCTGGTGCTGTTGCCCTTGTTACTATGGTAAATGCACAGACAAAATTCGGAGCCAACGCCGGAATGTTAGTTGGATCTGCAAAAGCAGAAGCACCTGGGATGAGCGAAACAAATTCTTCCACGGGTTTTTATGCAGGCTTCTTTGCTGAAATCAACGCAGGTAATAAGATTAAAATTCAACCTACTGTGAACTACGCTAATATTGAAGACGAAAGTGCATTGCAAATCCCTGTTATGGTAAAATATTACGTTGATCCGAAATTCAATTTACAGTTCGGTCCACAGTTTTTATTTGATTTGTCAGATATACCCGCTGAGTTGGATCAATATTATAACAAAACCAATTTTGCTGTCGCATTTGGTGGCGCCTATGAGTTTACGGATAAATTCTTCGCAGAGGCAAGATATTCAGTTCAGTTGAATAATCACCTTAAAAATGCCCCGTCAGGTTACTCAGTAAAAGCCAACTATCTTAATATTGGTATTGGATATAAATTCAACTAA
- a CDS encoding CopD family protein, with protein MLYTILKAFHIVFMVSYFAGIFYLVRLFVYYKDTDEFEAAKKQILREQYVFMARRLWNIITLPAGVIMLLTGLILIYLNSGLLKAPWFHLKLTFLLGLAAYHFWCWKKVLQMKNLHGEVLPIKNIKLRQANEIATFILFLVVFTVILKSWVLDNWWQLITGFIVLVFAIMLTVKLVNKARK; from the coding sequence ATGCTTTATACCATTCTCAAAGCCTTCCATATTGTTTTTATGGTCAGTTATTTTGCAGGAATTTTCTATCTGGTTCGGCTCTTTGTTTACTACAAAGACACCGATGAGTTTGAGGCCGCAAAAAAACAGATTCTCCGTGAACAGTACGTTTTCATGGCCCGGCGGTTATGGAATATCATTACCCTTCCGGCGGGAGTAATTATGCTGTTGACTGGTCTTATATTAATTTATCTGAATTCCGGTTTATTGAAAGCACCCTGGTTTCATTTAAAATTAACATTCTTACTTGGCCTTGCAGCTTATCATTTCTGGTGCTGGAAAAAAGTATTGCAGATGAAAAATCTACACGGAGAAGTTTTACCAATTAAAAACATCAAACTGCGGCAAGCCAATGAAATTGCGACATTTATTCTGTTTCTTGTAGTTTTCACCGTGATTCTAAAATCCTGGGTACTGGACAATTGGTGGCAATTAATCACCGGATTTATCGTTTTGGTATTTGCAATTATGCTTACCGTAAAACTCGTAAACAAAGCAAGGAAATAA
- a CDS encoding PhoH family protein translates to MFELNYEISGIDAKTFYGVNNQYFNLLKSTFPTLKITGRDHFVFAIGNNETLDVLKKKLDDIVSFISRHNSITLKDLENILNIKDESEKQLVFDQDIIVKGVNGKIIKAKTTNLKKLVKESEKKDMVFAIGPAGTGKTYTSVALAARALRDKEVKRIILTRPAVEAGESLGFLPGDLKEKLDPYLQPLYDALRDMIPHEKLEGFIEKKVIEVAPLAFMRGRTLDEAFVILDEAQNTTHSQMKMFLTRMGMNAKFIITGDPSQVDLPMRQKSGLKEAMRILKEVEEIGFVHLTDEDVVRHPVVRKIINAYGNEEKRQREE, encoded by the coding sequence ATGTTTGAACTGAATTACGAAATCAGCGGAATAGACGCCAAAACTTTTTACGGGGTCAATAATCAATATTTTAATTTACTGAAATCAACTTTTCCTACGCTTAAAATCACAGGTCGGGATCATTTCGTTTTTGCGATAGGGAATAATGAGACGCTTGATGTGCTGAAGAAGAAACTGGATGATATTGTAAGTTTCATTTCCCGTCACAATTCGATTACGCTTAAAGATCTTGAAAATATTCTAAATATTAAAGATGAAAGTGAAAAACAGCTGGTCTTTGATCAGGATATCATTGTGAAAGGGGTTAACGGTAAAATCATCAAAGCGAAAACCACCAACCTGAAGAAACTGGTAAAGGAATCTGAAAAAAAGGATATGGTTTTTGCTATCGGGCCTGCAGGAACCGGTAAAACGTATACAAGCGTAGCTTTGGCGGCAAGAGCTTTGCGTGACAAGGAAGTGAAAAGAATTATCTTGACAAGACCTGCGGTGGAAGCGGGCGAAAGTCTGGGATTTCTTCCCGGCGACTTAAAGGAAAAGCTAGATCCGTATCTACAACCGCTTTATGATGCACTTCGCGATATGATTCCGCACGAAAAACTCGAAGGGTTCATCGAAAAGAAAGTCATTGAAGTCGCACCGTTGGCTTTCATGCGTGGACGTACGCTGGATGAAGCTTTTGTAATTCTGGATGAGGCTCAGAATACCACGCATTCGCAGATGAAAATGTTTCTCACCAGAATGGGGATGAATGCAAAATTCATCATCACAGGCGATCCGAGTCAGGTAGATTTACCAATGCGGCAGAAATCGGGTCTTAAAGAAGCAATGCGGATTCTGAAAGAAGTGGAAGAGATTGGTTTTGTGCATCTTACAGATGAAGATGTGGTGCGGCATCCGGTTGTAAGGAAAATCATCAATGCTTACGGTAACGAAGAGAAAAGACAAAGAGAAGAGTAG
- a CDS encoding ABC transporter permease subunit produces the protein MTAIFKKELWSYFGNWSAWLIIGAFSLIGTLFLFFFENDSNIFDIGTASLQSYFVLVPWLLMFIIPAISMKTLAEEQQSGTLNWLFSQPVKISEIILGKFLAVWFVGVLCLLPSLTYLYTVYTLGVPAGNIDLGATFGSYFGLMILTAAFSAVGILASSLSQNQIMAYLLGVFMCFIFYFGVEQLASYKLLGGADYILSNIGFYQHFLAFTRGLIDTRDIFYFLLVTVLCLFLAKIFVEKKK, from the coding sequence ATGACAGCAATATTTAAAAAGGAACTTTGGAGTTATTTCGGCAACTGGAGTGCCTGGCTCATCATCGGTGCTTTCAGTTTAATAGGAACGCTCTTTCTGTTTTTCTTCGAAAACGATTCTAATATTTTCGACATCGGAACAGCCTCATTACAAAGTTATTTTGTTTTGGTACCGTGGTTATTGATGTTTATTATTCCCGCTATATCAATGAAAACTCTTGCAGAGGAACAGCAATCGGGAACTCTGAACTGGCTTTTTTCTCAGCCTGTGAAAATTTCTGAAATCATCTTAGGGAAATTCCTGGCAGTTTGGTTCGTTGGAGTTTTATGCCTCCTCCCCTCGCTTACCTACCTTTACACTGTTTATACTTTGGGCGTTCCGGCAGGAAACATCGATTTAGGCGCTACTTTCGGGAGTTATTTTGGTTTAATGATTTTAACTGCAGCATTTTCAGCGGTAGGAATTTTAGCATCATCACTTTCGCAAAACCAGATTATGGCTTATTTGTTAGGTGTATTCATGTGTTTTATCTTTTATTTCGGAGTCGAGCAGTTGGCCAGTTACAAATTATTGGGAGGCGCTGATTATATTTTATCCAACATCGGTTTTTATCAGCATTTTCTTGCTTTTACCCGCGGTCTCATAGACACCCGTGATATTTTTTATTTCCTGTTGGTTACCGTGCTCTGTCTGTTTTTAGCTAAAATTTTCGTTGAGAAGAAAAAGTAA
- the cysD gene encoding sulfate adenylyltransferase subunit CysD, producing MSKYKLDYLKQLEAESIFIMREVAAQFEKPALLFSGGKDSITLVHLAKKAFAPMKIPFPLVHIDTGHNFIEALNYRDQLAEEIGAELIVRKVEDTIREKKLTEPKGKFASRNWLQTHTLLDTIEEFKFDACIGGARRDEEKARAKERFFSVRDEFGQWEPKLQRPELWNIYNGRIHKGENVRVFPISNWTELDVWNYIKKEKIQLPSIYFAHQRDVIEYEGQLIAVSDFIQIDENDTIINKKVRYRTVGDMTCTAAVESHAATLDEVVNEITASRISERGETRIDDKVTEAAMEDRKKGGYF from the coding sequence ATGAGCAAATATAAATTAGACTATCTTAAACAGTTAGAAGCCGAAAGTATTTTCATCATGCGCGAAGTGGCGGCACAGTTCGAAAAACCTGCCCTGCTTTTCAGCGGCGGCAAAGATTCCATTACGCTTGTCCATCTTGCAAAAAAGGCATTTGCGCCGATGAAAATTCCCTTTCCGCTTGTTCATATTGATACGGGTCATAATTTCATTGAAGCATTGAATTACCGTGACCAGCTGGCTGAAGAAATTGGCGCTGAATTAATCGTAAGAAAAGTTGAAGATACGATTCGCGAGAAAAAACTTACCGAACCGAAAGGCAAATTTGCTTCCCGAAACTGGCTTCAAACCCATACCCTTCTGGATACGATTGAAGAATTTAAATTCGATGCCTGTATTGGCGGTGCGCGCCGTGACGAAGAAAAAGCGAGAGCCAAAGAAAGATTTTTTTCTGTACGTGACGAATTCGGTCAGTGGGAACCAAAGCTTCAGCGGCCGGAACTTTGGAACATCTACAACGGAAGAATTCACAAAGGTGAGAATGTGCGGGTATTCCCGATTTCTAACTGGACTGAGCTGGATGTCTGGAATTACATTAAAAAAGAAAAAATTCAGCTTCCTTCGATTTATTTCGCGCACCAACGCGATGTTATTGAATATGAAGGACAGTTAATTGCAGTTTCAGATTTCATTCAGATTGATGAAAATGATACCATCATCAATAAAAAAGTACGCTACCGAACCGTAGGCGACATGACTTGTACTGCCGCTGTAGAAAGCCACGCAGCCACGCTGGATGAAGTGGTAAACGAAATCACAGCTTCCAGAATTTCTGAGCGCGGCGAAACTAGAATTGATGATAAAGTGACCGAAGCCGCCATGGAAGACCGCAAAAAAGGAGGTTACTTCTAA
- a CDS encoding DUF4268 domain-containing protein: MFSKQEAQQLKKDFWIAFGKSFPRKWLLYDTKIKDFSLKFYADNRKAEVSIDIEMKDELFRNAYYEKIWSLEEMLKEEVGEIQKDEFFTLENGKVISRIWVTKDNVSVFNKNTWQEIFQFFVEKMDGFERFYYEYEDFIKDV, from the coding sequence ATGTTCAGCAAACAGGAAGCGCAGCAGCTTAAAAAAGATTTTTGGATCGCTTTCGGGAAAAGTTTTCCCAGGAAATGGCTTTTGTATGATACCAAAATTAAAGATTTTTCTCTGAAATTTTACGCGGATAATAGAAAAGCTGAAGTTTCAATAGATATTGAAATGAAAGATGAACTGTTTCGCAATGCGTATTACGAAAAGATTTGGTCTTTGGAAGAAATGCTGAAAGAAGAAGTTGGTGAAATTCAAAAAGATGAATTTTTTACGCTGGAAAACGGAAAAGTAATTTCCAGGATTTGGGTAACAAAAGACAATGTTTCTGTTTTCAATAAAAATACCTGGCAGGAAATCTTCCAGTTTTTTGTCGAAAAAATGGATGGTTTTGAAAGGTTTTATTATGAATACGAAGATTTCATTAAAGATGTTTAA
- a CDS encoding RrF2 family transcriptional regulator, which translates to MLSKKSQYALKALSYLVEKQNEGPILISEIAEKKKIPLKFLENILLELKKAEILDSKKGKGGGYFLNVNPEDISLARVIRLLNGPIAMLPCVSLNFYENCLNCNENHCALHDVLIEVRDATLAVLEKRKLSQL; encoded by the coding sequence ATGTTATCGAAAAAATCGCAATATGCTTTAAAAGCGCTTTCGTATCTTGTTGAAAAACAGAACGAAGGTCCGATTCTGATTTCAGAAATTGCGGAAAAGAAAAAAATACCGCTCAAATTTCTCGAAAACATTCTTCTGGAATTAAAAAAAGCTGAAATCCTCGACAGTAAAAAAGGAAAAGGCGGCGGCTATTTTCTGAACGTAAATCCCGAGGATATTTCCCTTGCACGTGTTATTCGTTTGCTCAACGGACCTATTGCCATGCTACCCTGTGTAAGCCTTAATTTCTATGAAAACTGTCTTAACTGTAATGAAAATCACTGCGCTTTACACGACGTTTTAATTGAGGTTCGCGATGCTACACTCGCAGTTTTGGAGAAAAGAAAGCTTAGTCAATTATAA
- a CDS encoding porin family protein produces the protein MKKLFFAAALAFFTVGNAQTFGLKAGINVSSLSGADGTKSKIGPYGGIFMNAPLAESFSIQPELLYNSKGAKDDGSGDVSINMDYISVPVMFQYNATPQFYLEAGPEFSFLISSKAKGGGETLDLKDEMNSFDLGVGLGAGYYFIPNFGLTVRYVAGFTDVIKDNSDDAVKNNVFQIGLVYKFGN, from the coding sequence ATGAAAAAATTATTTTTTGCCGCTGCTTTGGCATTTTTTACAGTAGGAAATGCGCAGACATTTGGTTTAAAAGCAGGAATTAATGTATCTAGCTTGTCGGGTGCCGATGGTACCAAGTCGAAAATCGGACCTTACGGTGGGATTTTTATGAATGCTCCTCTTGCTGAAAGTTTCAGTATTCAGCCCGAATTGCTCTATAACAGTAAAGGTGCGAAAGATGACGGTAGTGGTGATGTATCCATAAATATGGATTATATTTCTGTACCTGTAATGTTTCAGTACAATGCGACACCACAGTTTTATTTAGAAGCCGGACCGGAATTCAGTTTTTTAATCAGTTCCAAAGCTAAAGGTGGTGGTGAAACTTTAGATCTTAAGGATGAAATGAACAGTTTTGACTTAGGAGTTGGATTAGGAGCAGGTTATTATTTCATTCCTAATTTCGGATTAACTGTAAGATATGTGGCCGGTTTCACAGATGTAATAAAGGATAATTCTGATGATGCTGTAAAGAACAACGTTTTCCAAATAGGTTTAGTTTATAAATTCGGAAATTAG
- the gldG gene encoding gliding motility-associated ABC transporter substrate-binding protein GldG, which produces MNKKYISYIIIGAVLILGIFGVFSKRFDLTQEKRYTLSESTVKILESVKKPLTVDVYLEGDFPASFRQLQNETKFMLEEFRKINPKIDYKFIDPIKTKMSKDTLAAMGMQPSILPDMKDGKISEIVMFPFAALKYNSYGSSIPLIINQSGIDASEQLSRSIENLEYNFASNIKAITEEEKKNIGILINQDELGPSQFQGFIDMALESYNAGPIIPENQTELSLADVPKLKQMDALVIAKPRKAFTENEKVILDQYIMNGGKTLWMIDAVNAEMDTLFQSKKIMAYPMETNLTDFFFNYGLRINPGLVKDMKKSALIRIVSGEVAGNPQFSSFLWPYFPLGIAETKNPITKNINPVKLEFPTSIDTLGRKNIKTRVLFESSERTNVKQVPNYVALGEIVRTDSLSEFDKPTTPKIFAVSLEGKFTSAYASRSEKNGYPGFKAQSSDNKMIVIADGDVGRNQVYKGNALPLGEDLLTKQTYGNEQFLRNALDFLLDDSNLMELRNRNIEARLLDRQRIDEEKSNWQWLNLLLPLAITGVLGGIFFWFRKKKFG; this is translated from the coding sequence ATGAATAAAAAATATATTTCATATATCATCATCGGGGCAGTTCTGATTCTTGGAATTTTCGGAGTTTTTTCCAAAAGATTCGATCTCACTCAGGAAAAACGCTACACCTTGTCTGAATCGACGGTAAAAATTCTGGAATCCGTTAAAAAACCTTTAACGGTAGATGTATATCTTGAAGGCGATTTCCCGGCAAGTTTTCGTCAGCTGCAGAATGAAACGAAATTTATGCTCGAGGAATTCAGGAAAATAAATCCTAAAATCGACTATAAATTCATTGACCCAATCAAAACCAAAATGTCGAAAGACACTTTGGCCGCTATGGGAATGCAGCCATCTATTCTTCCGGATATGAAAGACGGAAAAATTTCAGAAATCGTCATGTTTCCTTTCGCCGCGCTCAAATATAATTCCTATGGTAGTTCAATCCCGCTCATCATCAACCAAAGCGGAATCGACGCCTCGGAACAGCTCAGCAGATCGATTGAAAACCTCGAGTATAATTTCGCTTCCAATATTAAAGCAATCACCGAAGAAGAAAAGAAAAATATCGGAATTCTGATCAATCAAGACGAACTTGGTCCAAGCCAATTCCAGGGTTTTATCGATATGGCGCTTGAAAGTTATAATGCCGGTCCTATAATTCCGGAAAACCAAACTGAACTTTCACTGGCGGACGTTCCGAAACTGAAACAAATGGACGCGCTGGTCATCGCAAAACCAAGAAAAGCTTTCACCGAAAACGAAAAAGTTATTCTCGACCAATACATCATGAACGGCGGAAAAACCCTGTGGATGATTGATGCGGTAAATGCGGAAATGGACACCCTTTTTCAGTCGAAAAAAATCATGGCCTACCCAATGGAGACCAATCTTACCGATTTCTTTTTTAACTACGGACTCCGGATTAATCCTGGATTGGTGAAGGATATGAAGAAATCTGCACTCATCAGAATTGTCTCCGGTGAAGTTGCCGGAAATCCACAGTTCAGCAGTTTTCTGTGGCCTTACTTTCCACTCGGTATTGCAGAAACTAAAAATCCAATCACCAAAAACATCAATCCTGTAAAGCTTGAATTCCCAACATCAATCGATACTTTAGGAAGAAAAAACATTAAAACCCGCGTACTTTTTGAATCCAGTGAAAGGACAAACGTTAAACAAGTTCCTAACTATGTGGCTTTAGGTGAAATAGTAAGAACTGATTCTTTAAGCGAATTTGACAAGCCCACAACACCAAAAATTTTCGCGGTTAGTTTAGAAGGAAAATTCACGTCAGCTTATGCTTCCAGAAGCGAAAAAAATGGATATCCGGGTTTCAAAGCACAAAGCAGCGATAATAAAATGATTGTAATTGCAGACGGAGATGTCGGCAGAAACCAAGTGTACAAAGGAAATGCGCTGCCATTGGGAGAAGATCTTCTTACGAAACAGACCTACGGAAACGAACAGTTTCTCAGAAATGCGCTTGATTTTCTGTTGGATGATTCAAATTTAATGGAACTGAGAAACCGCAATATTGAAGCACGACTTCTGGACAGACAGCGAATCGACGAAGAAAAAAGTAACTGGCAGTGGCTTAATTTATTGCTTCCTTTGGCAATTACCGGAGTTTTGGGCGGAATTTTCTTCTGGTTCAGAAAAAAGAAATTTGGCTAA
- a CDS encoding SAM hydrolase/SAM-dependent halogenase family protein has translation MPVITFTSDYGLVDHRVPAVKGKILSLNENARIIDISHEIQAYNLLQTAYVVRNAYPFFPEGTVHIISVDSFYTKERKCILYKADGHYFIAADNGVLSLIFYDIKPEAVYEITFNNRFDDEVRFTSTDIFAPVAVHLQKGGLPEVIGRKFKSPKQLSFPRPVFNENEKMIIGEIMYIDNFGNMVSNISKKSFEKYSVGFDGFILKFRNLVLTKIHNQYTDFIQDWDMEHEFHGKSAAIFNDADLLELTIYKGNKDNGARTLFGMKVGESIYIEFY, from the coding sequence ATGCCTGTTATAACTTTCACCTCAGATTACGGATTGGTTGATCACAGAGTTCCCGCTGTGAAAGGTAAAATCCTGAGCTTAAATGAAAATGCCAGAATCATCGATATTTCCCACGAAATACAGGCGTATAACCTTTTGCAGACCGCTTATGTTGTAAGAAATGCCTATCCTTTTTTTCCTGAAGGCACCGTGCACATTATTTCAGTAGACAGTTTTTATACCAAAGAACGAAAATGCATCCTTTATAAAGCGGACGGACATTATTTTATCGCTGCAGACAATGGTGTTTTAAGTCTCATTTTCTATGACATTAAACCCGAAGCAGTTTACGAAATTACTTTCAACAACAGGTTTGATGATGAAGTACGCTTTACATCTACCGATATTTTCGCACCTGTTGCGGTACATTTACAGAAAGGCGGTTTACCGGAAGTCATCGGCAGAAAATTTAAGTCACCCAAGCAACTTTCTTTTCCGCGGCCTGTCTTTAACGAAAACGAAAAAATGATCATCGGCGAAATTATGTACATCGATAATTTCGGGAATATGGTTTCCAACATCAGTAAAAAGTCGTTCGAGAAATACAGTGTAGGATTTGATGGTTTTATTTTGAAATTCCGAAACCTTGTACTTACAAAAATTCATAACCAGTACACCGATTTTATTCAGGACTGGGATATGGAGCATGAATTCCATGGTAAATCCGCTGCCATTTTCAATGATGCTGACCTTTTGGAACTCACCATTTATAAAGGAAATAAAGATAACGGTGCCCGTACCCTTTTCGGGATGAAAGTAGGCGAAAGCATCTACATCGAATTTTATTAA
- a CDS encoding phosphoadenylyl-sulfate reductase: MLLQEDLLLIENLTAEEGLQFISEKFTSGAVFSTSLGQEDQVITDMIFKNKMNIEVFTLDTGRLFYEHYELLSQNNARYGTKTQVYFPDSEDVEKYVNEKGINAFFHSVENRKECCYIRKVKPLNRALEGAKIWITGLRSEQSENRENMKMIEWDDDRKLFKFNPLIHWTYQDVLDYIEQHNVQDLPLHKKGFISVGCKPCTRAIAEGENPRAGRWFWEESQKECGLHSHTL; the protein is encoded by the coding sequence ATGCTTTTACAAGAAGATCTTCTATTAATTGAAAATTTAACAGCCGAAGAGGGTTTACAATTTATTTCAGAAAAATTTACTTCTGGCGCCGTATTTTCCACTTCTTTAGGTCAGGAAGATCAGGTAATTACCGACATGATCTTTAAAAACAAAATGAATATTGAAGTTTTCACTTTGGATACGGGGAGACTTTTTTATGAGCATTACGAACTGCTTTCACAAAACAATGCCAGATACGGAACAAAAACCCAGGTTTATTTTCCCGATTCTGAAGATGTTGAAAAATATGTGAACGAAAAAGGAATAAATGCTTTTTTCCATTCTGTAGAAAACCGCAAAGAATGTTGTTACATTAGAAAAGTAAAACCTCTCAACCGCGCTTTGGAAGGCGCTAAGATCTGGATTACCGGTTTACGCAGCGAGCAGTCGGAAAACCGCGAAAACATGAAAATGATCGAATGGGATGACGACCGGAAACTTTTCAAATTCAACCCGTTGATTCACTGGACCTATCAGGATGTTTTAGATTATATCGAACAGCATAATGTTCAGGATTTGCCTCTTCATAAAAAAGGATTTATCAGCGTTGGCTGTAAACCGTGTACCAGAGCCATAGCAGAAGGTGAAAACCCGAGAGCCGGCCGTTGGTTTTGGGAAGAATCCCAGAAAGAGTGCGGTCTGCATTCACATACCCTTTGA